From a single Thermoanaerobaculia bacterium genomic region:
- a CDS encoding ABC transporter ATP-binding protein, producing the protein MLEPAVARTGEPSAGRTKRPVAVSVRSVTKEYELPTGPLVVLENVSFEVSGGEFLAVVGPSGCGKSTLLRIMAGLIPPTSGEVLYNGEPQRAVNLDCAMVFQSFALLPWLTVMENVEIGLEARGLPSDERRRRANFYIDKVGLDGYEEAYPRELSGGMKQRVGFARALAVEPQVLLMDEPFSALDALTTINLREELIDLFRDPEIRISIAVLVTHTIEEAVELADRVIVLSSHPGQIVTDRRIELPRPRDRRDAAFNEIVGEIFALIT; encoded by the coding sequence ATGCTTGAGCCCGCGGTTGCCCGGACGGGAGAGCCATCGGCCGGCAGGACGAAACGTCCCGTCGCCGTCTCGGTCCGGTCGGTGACGAAGGAATACGAGCTGCCGACGGGACCCCTCGTCGTGCTCGAGAACGTGTCGTTCGAGGTCTCGGGGGGAGAGTTCCTCGCCGTCGTCGGACCCTCGGGCTGCGGAAAATCGACGCTGCTCCGGATCATGGCGGGACTCATCCCGCCGACGTCGGGCGAGGTGCTCTACAACGGCGAGCCTCAGCGGGCGGTCAACCTCGACTGCGCGATGGTCTTCCAGTCGTTCGCCCTGCTGCCGTGGCTGACGGTGATGGAGAACGTCGAGATCGGCCTCGAGGCCCGCGGTCTCCCCTCCGACGAACGGCGCCGGCGGGCGAATTTCTACATCGACAAGGTCGGACTCGACGGCTACGAGGAGGCGTACCCGCGGGAGCTCTCCGGAGGGATGAAGCAGCGCGTCGGCTTCGCGCGCGCGCTCGCGGTCGAGCCCCAGGTCCTGCTGATGGACGAGCCGTTCTCGGCGCTCGACGCCCTGACGACGATCAACCTGCGGGAGGAGCTGATCGACCTCTTCCGGGATCCCGAGATCCGCATCTCGATCGCGGTGCTCGTCACCCACACGATCGAGGAGGCGGTCGAGCTCGCCGACCGGGTGATCGTGCTCTCGTCGCACCCGGGGCAGATCGTCACCGACCGGCGGATCGAACTCCCGCGGCCCCGCGACCGCCGCGACGCCGCTTTCAACGAGATCGTCGGCGAGATCTTCGCGCTGATCACCTGA
- a CDS encoding AAA-associated domain-containing protein — translation MKDKEETPAVPFDIEPVPVCGISRVLGLLETLDDRGGREPIGRLTRDLHIEFGELLSVVKAAEMLGLVDTPGTDVVLQPAGKRTMELPMNEKKRTIREKIRKLPLFAAIETLLRRQEEGQLPKDVLLEELAVWLPDENPETMFKTIVNWGRYAELFAYDADEERLSLDAG, via the coding sequence ATGAAGGACAAAGAGGAAACCCCCGCCGTCCCCTTCGACATCGAACCGGTGCCCGTGTGCGGCATCTCCCGGGTGCTCGGCCTCCTCGAGACGCTCGACGACCGGGGGGGGCGCGAGCCGATCGGCCGCCTGACGCGCGACCTCCACATCGAGTTCGGCGAGCTCCTGTCCGTGGTGAAGGCGGCCGAGATGCTGGGACTCGTCGATACCCCCGGGACCGACGTCGTGCTCCAGCCCGCCGGGAAGCGGACGATGGAGCTGCCGATGAACGAGAAGAAGAGGACGATCCGCGAAAAGATCCGGAAGCTGCCGCTCTTCGCCGCGATCGAAACGCTCCTTCGGCGCCAGGAGGAGGGCCAGCTGCCCAAGGACGTCCTGCTCGAGGAGCTCGCCGTCTGGCTTCCGGACGAAAACCCGGAGACGATGTTCAAGACGATCGTGAACTGGGGCCGCTACGCGGAGCTCTTCGCGTACGACGCCGACGAGGAGCGTCTCTCGCTCGACGCCGGCTAG
- a CDS encoding antibiotic biosynthesis monooxygenase gives MVGRIWEIAVDPGRAGEFEGFVGEWALPMVRGRMGCSAVHVLRDANTPGRYVWITLWLSRKALAVAAASPEWEEARRRFARFGVSFDLEEARPLEAVASFRGGEDG, from the coding sequence GTGGTCGGCCGGATCTGGGAGATCGCCGTCGATCCGGGCCGGGCCGGGGAATTCGAAGGGTTCGTGGGCGAGTGGGCGCTTCCGATGGTCCGCGGACGGATGGGCTGCTCCGCCGTCCACGTGCTCCGCGACGCGAATACGCCCGGGCGGTACGTGTGGATCACCCTCTGGCTTTCCCGCAAGGCGCTCGCCGTCGCGGCGGCCTCGCCGGAGTGGGAAGAGGCCCGGCGTCGATTCGCGCGGTTCGGCGTCTCGTTCGACCTCGAGGAGGCGCGGCCGCTCGAGGCGGTCGCGTCGTTCCGCGGCGGGGAGGACGGCTGA
- a CDS encoding TlyA family RNA methyltransferase, translating to MKRPRLDEWMVETHAAGSLPAARGLILAGRVSIDGRRADKAGERVPEGARVAVAEKEHPYVSRGGVKLAAALDAFAIDCRGKTALDVGASTGGFTDCFLRRGAARVHAVDTGRGQIDARLRADPRVVLHERTNARTLDAAAIPEPIDVAAVDVSFISARKVLPAVAARLAPGARLVVLVKPQFEARREEVRPGGLVLDGTVRARVVEEVAAAAEALGLERIGAVPSPIAGAHGNTEVLLGLARRR from the coding sequence CTGAAGCGTCCCCGGCTCGACGAGTGGATGGTCGAAACGCACGCGGCGGGGTCGCTCCCCGCGGCGCGCGGCCTGATCCTCGCCGGGAGGGTCTCGATCGACGGGCGGCGCGCCGACAAGGCGGGGGAGCGGGTCCCGGAGGGCGCGCGGGTCGCCGTCGCCGAGAAGGAGCACCCGTACGTTTCCCGGGGCGGGGTCAAGCTCGCGGCCGCCCTCGACGCCTTCGCGATCGACTGCCGCGGAAAGACGGCGCTCGACGTCGGCGCTTCGACCGGCGGATTCACCGATTGCTTCCTCCGCCGCGGCGCGGCGAGAGTGCACGCCGTCGACACGGGCCGCGGACAGATCGACGCGCGGCTGCGCGCCGACCCGCGCGTCGTCCTGCACGAGCGGACGAACGCGCGGACGCTCGACGCGGCGGCGATTCCGGAGCCGATCGACGTCGCCGCGGTCGACGTCTCGTTCATCTCCGCCCGGAAAGTCCTCCCCGCGGTGGCGGCGCGGCTGGCGCCCGGCGCGCGGCTCGTCGTTCTGGTGAAACCGCAGTTCGAGGCGCGCCGCGAGGAGGTGCGGCCGGGAGGACTCGTGCTCGACGGCACGGTGCGCGCGCGCGTCGTCGAGGAAGTCGCGGCGGCGGCCGAAGCTCTCGGCCTCGAGCGCATCGGGGCCGTGCCGAGCCCGATCGCCGGGGCGCACGGAAACACCGAGGTTCTCCTCGGCCTCGCCCGGCGGCGCTGA
- a CDS encoding NAD(+)/NADH kinase, producing MKSLPRIALLAKREAPARLLARKLVAEFARRGADVLVDEETARSLGNREGFPRRRIPRDRRLVVSLGGDGTLLSAARAAGDGAEILGVNLGTLGFLTGVSRREARSLADDVLRDDFDRDVRRLLEITVAEAGVRRRRFRVLNDAVLNRGALSRIARFTLRFDGKPFSSMRADGLIISSPTGSTAYNLSAGGPLLHPHVQGFIVTPICPHALTHRPIVLPAGKRLEVAFEAGTPEGIYLTLDGQEGFRLPSGCVLSAGVARRTVTLLRRPQSDYFATLSEKLNWGV from the coding sequence GTGAAATCCCTTCCCCGGATCGCGCTCCTCGCCAAGCGGGAGGCGCCGGCGCGGCTCCTCGCCCGGAAACTGGTGGCCGAATTCGCGCGCCGCGGCGCGGACGTGCTCGTCGACGAGGAAACCGCCCGGTCGCTGGGGAATCGCGAGGGCTTTCCGCGTCGGAGGATTCCCCGCGACCGCCGGCTCGTCGTCTCCCTCGGCGGAGACGGGACGCTCCTGTCGGCGGCGCGCGCGGCGGGCGACGGAGCCGAAATCCTCGGCGTCAATCTGGGGACGCTCGGGTTCCTCACCGGCGTGTCGCGCCGGGAGGCGCGGTCGCTCGCCGACGACGTGCTCCGGGACGACTTCGACCGCGACGTCCGCCGCCTCCTCGAGATCACGGTGGCGGAAGCGGGAGTCCGCCGACGTCGCTTCCGGGTCCTGAACGATGCGGTATTGAACCGGGGCGCGCTGTCGCGAATCGCCCGATTCACGCTGCGGTTCGACGGAAAACCGTTCTCGTCGATGCGCGCCGACGGACTGATCATTTCGAGCCCGACGGGTTCGACCGCCTACAACCTGTCCGCCGGAGGGCCGCTGCTCCACCCGCACGTCCAGGGTTTCATCGTCACCCCGATCTGCCCGCACGCCCTCACCCACCGGCCGATCGTGCTTCCGGCGGGAAAGCGGCTCGAGGTGGCGTTCGAAGCGGGCACTCCGGAGGGGATCTATCTCACGCTCGACGGCCAGGAGGGCTTCCGGCTCCCCTCGGGATGCGTCTTGAGCGCGGGCGTCGCGCGGCGGACGGTGACGCTCCTGCGGCGGCCGCAGAGCGATTACTTCGCCACCCTTTCCGAGAAGCTCAACTGGGGCGTGTGA
- a CDS encoding translocation/assembly module TamB domain-containing protein, producing the protein MSAPEAPPPLARIAPARLFGLLFLFAAACGYAVYRSERFQRATRTWIVRSASAALERPVSFDSFSVSFLPPGIAIKQVRVAGAPGEAAPFFEASEAVIGGRFTLIGRTLTIGSISLSRPRAHVTIFPDGTDNLPPGLRRRGGGGLKVRIGRIAVTGGTFIFDETRIPLDLRLHGFVAELAAAGAPNAFRGRLGCRVAGLALGRNVKVPFDLDARFDLGGGRLHVDDLSISGAFGRLHAIGEIPDLSAPVATAWVEGSFDLLPVERLFALKLPFRGAGTLAVGVRAGKGLPVRVTGRAAFPKLTAQGFTFDDVSAIVTAGAEGLTANIEKGGFDGGDLEGALTISRFDRAPQDFGLVVDARRISVERFFGNIDLPGTRLAGAADLVLALRWRGGDIERADGAARLSITPAGAGVPLSGGGPVAVRNGFIDFEKVQLRFPASTLALDGGFALGVWKPRFRFAIASDDFRSLDAVATNFSRAIARRPVNPYGLAGSGTIDGTLGGTWSLPEAELRIAAENAEYSGLRLGTVYADVSVADQSFLFHPLRSYDGDSRLSLSGTVRYAPKRGSPDFAVTAEAGNFPVERVLKFFALDFPVTGRVTGTLPVSGTKNAITGGGEVVLERASVWGQPIDRVSGRLDLTPGTFALRAIRGQVGDSLFGGEGSYGFAGGTFSFRISADDLPLSKIAILSASEDYSGDVSFHAEGSGTLERPTVTARLQTRRLRVLGREVPEALAPSATLTVDRGALDLEAGAPGRWTLHARGPLTGRDRRIAVSLAIPDLAVLSAVFPAIPRALGGEIEAAGSVELAPDRWEIRNARAAVSRFRVTSGGASLASREPFDVAYGGGRVTVGNAVLEGPGTRIEGAVTVDTAHGGALGGSVSVAADLGNLERLAGSDATLSGDLQARLTLAGTLARPLANGRATLAAGRYKSADSPYVLDAIAAEASFAGDRLSLDAFRARLGGGDLFVTGDAQLDGYSLKTFRLVAQAQNVTFRSFEDLNLQANADLTAVGTPDDATVRGEVTLISGTYTKDFAPTLASLFGKGRPSAYEAARETWQDRIALDVHVVSSASLEVRNNLARLTASVDLLARGTLANPVLLGQITIDEGGKITLQDVKYEILSGTITFGNPSRTEPVIDVTATAEVKGYAINAQAVGTLGGRSRVQFNLSSDPPLSNEQIANLLLTGTAPESAAARGGESTTASSVVGSIAGLAIRPVTSRVQQLFRLDRFQVDPVLQSTAGSGGAVITIGKNLSKDLSVTYSYSAETNAQSIILVEYQIDANKVLQASKDENNVFSIGVKFRKRF; encoded by the coding sequence GTGAGCGCGCCGGAAGCGCCCCCGCCGCTCGCTCGGATCGCGCCGGCCCGGCTTTTCGGCCTCCTCTTCCTGTTCGCCGCCGCCTGCGGGTATGCCGTCTACCGGTCGGAGAGATTCCAGCGGGCGACGCGGACGTGGATCGTGCGGTCCGCCTCCGCCGCGCTCGAGCGTCCCGTTTCGTTCGATTCCTTCTCCGTGTCGTTCCTTCCGCCGGGAATCGCGATCAAGCAGGTCCGCGTCGCCGGCGCGCCCGGCGAGGCCGCCCCGTTCTTCGAGGCGTCCGAGGCGGTCATCGGCGGCCGGTTCACGCTGATCGGGCGAACCCTCACGATCGGATCGATCTCCCTTTCGCGTCCGCGCGCGCACGTGACCATCTTTCCGGACGGTACGGACAACCTGCCGCCGGGCCTGCGGCGCCGGGGCGGCGGAGGGCTGAAGGTCCGGATCGGGAGGATCGCGGTGACCGGCGGCACCTTCATTTTCGACGAAACCCGCATCCCGCTCGACCTCCGCCTGCACGGGTTCGTGGCGGAACTCGCGGCGGCGGGAGCTCCGAACGCGTTCCGGGGGAGGCTGGGCTGCCGGGTCGCGGGGCTCGCGCTCGGGCGCAACGTCAAGGTCCCGTTCGATCTCGACGCGCGATTCGATCTCGGCGGCGGCCGCCTGCACGTCGACGACCTGTCGATCTCGGGGGCGTTCGGAAGGCTCCACGCGATCGGCGAGATCCCGGATCTCTCGGCTCCGGTCGCGACGGCCTGGGTCGAGGGGAGCTTCGATCTCCTTCCCGTGGAGCGGCTCTTCGCGTTGAAGCTCCCGTTTCGCGGCGCGGGCACGCTCGCCGTCGGCGTGCGCGCGGGAAAGGGGCTGCCGGTCCGGGTCACGGGACGGGCGGCGTTCCCGAAGCTGACGGCCCAAGGGTTCACGTTCGACGACGTCTCGGCGATCGTCACGGCGGGCGCCGAAGGCCTGACCGCGAACATCGAGAAAGGCGGCTTCGACGGCGGCGACCTCGAAGGAGCACTGACGATCTCGCGCTTCGACCGGGCGCCGCAGGACTTCGGTCTCGTCGTGGACGCGCGGCGAATCTCCGTCGAGCGGTTCTTCGGGAACATCGATCTCCCCGGTACCCGGCTCGCGGGCGCAGCGGACCTCGTTCTCGCGCTGCGATGGCGCGGCGGGGACATCGAGCGCGCGGACGGAGCGGCGCGCCTCTCGATCACGCCGGCCGGCGCGGGGGTTCCCCTCTCCGGCGGCGGGCCGGTCGCCGTCCGAAACGGCTTCATCGACTTCGAGAAGGTCCAGCTCCGTTTCCCCGCATCGACGCTCGCGCTCGACGGGGGCTTCGCGCTCGGAGTCTGGAAGCCCCGTTTCCGGTTCGCGATCGCCTCGGACGATTTCCGTTCGCTCGACGCGGTGGCGACGAATTTCTCCCGCGCGATCGCTCGCCGGCCGGTGAATCCGTACGGGCTCGCGGGGTCCGGGACGATCGACGGGACCCTCGGCGGCACCTGGAGCCTTCCGGAAGCGGAGCTCCGGATCGCCGCGGAGAACGCCGAGTACTCGGGACTTCGGCTCGGGACGGTCTATGCCGATGTTTCCGTCGCCGACCAGTCATTTCTTTTCCATCCGCTCCGGAGCTACGACGGCGATTCCCGCCTCTCGCTCTCCGGGACCGTCCGGTACGCCCCGAAACGGGGGAGCCCCGATTTCGCCGTCACCGCCGAAGCCGGCAATTTTCCCGTCGAGCGGGTGCTCAAGTTCTTCGCGCTCGATTTCCCGGTGACCGGCCGGGTCACCGGAACGCTGCCGGTGTCGGGGACGAAGAACGCGATCACGGGAGGGGGGGAGGTCGTCCTCGAGCGCGCCTCCGTCTGGGGCCAGCCGATCGACCGCGTCTCGGGTCGTCTGGATCTCACTCCGGGGACGTTCGCGCTGCGCGCGATCCGCGGACAGGTCGGCGATTCCCTTTTCGGCGGCGAAGGCTCCTACGGCTTCGCGGGCGGGACATTTTCGTTTCGGATCTCGGCGGACGACCTGCCCCTGTCGAAGATCGCGATTCTCTCGGCATCCGAGGACTATTCGGGAGACGTCTCGTTTCACGCCGAGGGGAGCGGCACGCTCGAGCGACCGACGGTCACGGCCCGGCTCCAGACGCGTCGGCTTCGCGTGCTCGGGCGGGAGGTGCCGGAGGCGCTCGCTCCGTCCGCGACGCTGACGGTCGACCGCGGCGCGCTCGACCTCGAGGCGGGGGCCCCCGGCCGCTGGACGCTCCATGCGCGGGGACCTCTGACCGGCCGCGACCGGCGGATCGCCGTTTCGCTCGCCATTCCCGACCTGGCGGTTCTTTCCGCCGTCTTCCCGGCGATCCCCCGGGCGCTCGGGGGCGAGATCGAGGCGGCCGGATCCGTGGAGCTGGCGCCCGATCGATGGGAGATCCGGAACGCCCGCGCGGCCGTCTCGCGGTTCCGGGTCACCTCCGGAGGCGCATCCCTCGCGTCCCGGGAACCGTTCGACGTCGCCTACGGCGGCGGGAGGGTCACCGTCGGGAACGCCGTGCTGGAAGGGCCGGGCACCCGGATCGAAGGCGCCGTCACCGTCGATACCGCGCACGGCGGGGCCCTCGGAGGCTCGGTGAGCGTCGCGGCCGACCTCGGAAACCTCGAGCGGCTCGCCGGATCCGACGCCACGCTCTCGGGCGATCTCCAGGCGCGGCTCACGCTCGCCGGAACGCTCGCCCGGCCGCTCGCGAACGGCCGGGCAACGCTCGCCGCGGGCCGCTACAAGTCCGCCGACTCCCCGTACGTCCTCGACGCGATCGCGGCGGAGGCGTCCTTCGCCGGCGACCGGCTCTCGCTCGACGCGTTCCGGGCGCGCCTCGGGGGGGGAGATCTCTTCGTCACCGGCGACGCCCAGCTGGACGGATACTCCTTGAAGACGTTCCGCCTGGTGGCCCAGGCGCAGAACGTGACTTTCCGGTCGTTCGAGGATCTGAATCTCCAGGCCAATGCCGACCTGACGGCGGTCGGCACTCCGGACGACGCGACCGTCCGCGGGGAGGTCACGCTGATCTCCGGAACGTACACCAAGGATTTCGCGCCCACCCTCGCGAGCCTGTTCGGAAAGGGACGTCCGTCCGCCTACGAGGCCGCCCGGGAAACGTGGCAGGACCGCATCGCTCTCGACGTGCACGTCGTGTCGTCCGCGTCGCTCGAAGTGCGCAACAATCTCGCCCGGCTGACGGCATCCGTCGACCTCCTCGCGCGCGGGACGCTCGCCAACCCGGTGCTGCTCGGGCAGATCACGATCGACGAGGGAGGGAAGATCACGCTGCAGGACGTGAAGTACGAGATCCTCTCCGGCACGATCACCTTCGGCAACCCGTCGCGCACCGAGCCGGTGATCGACGTCACCGCGACCGCCGAGGTCAAGGGATACGCGATCAACGCGCAGGCGGTCGGAACGCTCGGGGGTCGCTCGCGGGTGCAGTTCAACCTGTCGTCCGATCCGCCCCTCTCCAACGAACAGATCGCCAATCTCCTGCTGACCGGGACGGCGCCCGAGA